The DNA sequence TTAATAATGGTTTAGCTTTGATTATCTTGAtctccttttttttcgaaaatgtttgataacaaaaaaatattagtcaaaaacagttaaaatttgtcttatttagtatttattaattattataataattaataaatactaaataagataagttttagctgtttttttgtttctttaagattactatttttttaatgttcCTCTACAACCATTAACATCAATGATATGTCCATATTGCATAAGAGAACATCtaataatgcataattaaaatGTATTACAAAAAATTTGTTGGATATCGTCAGATTTATCcacaaatttattaaaaaaattcgtcggtaataTATTTACTGCTAGATTTAGTGTCAGAATAAATTCGACAgttgttagattttttttattcgatattaattactataaaaaaaatttccagTAATTTTTACTGTTGGATTTTTTTcggtaaacttaaattttaaaaaatttaaaaaatgtgtttaaaaattaaatatataattttaaattcaataatttttaaactaataagcTAAAAAATACAACACTAATTAATTCagatgataataaattaaaaatttaacaacaataagtcaataattaactcaaaaaataaacaagttaataTTAACTTagagaattaataataattaactaattaactcagaaaataattaactcaaacaaCACTAAAATAGAAATCAGAACAATGTAGTTAGGGATTTTATACTTGCAGATTCATTCACAAGAGCAACACCAGGTCTTGTTGCTCCTTCTGTGACACCAATGTTCTTACTTGAACTGATATCAAACTGCAAAATTATCACAGGATTTGAAAATAGAAtcataaaaacagaattaaaaatcagaataataaatacaaaacttaaaaacacaaaatcatcaaaacagaattaaaaatcatttataaacaaaattttaaatacaaaatcatcaaaacagaattaaaaaaaatctaaaccatcactaacaatttcaaaaaaatagCTGAAGCCATAAGtgaaaaaatagaagaacaataatcaacaaaacAATCAGGAACTAACTCGACACAGAGGCTCTATTCTTGAGGATGACAGAATAGAGGGAGGTCTTACTGTGCATGGAAGACGACATGTTCGGTGTGTGTTGCTACTGTGCATGGAGGACAGTCAACGACAGCTACTATTGATGTGTGAAAGACGATGACAGTTGCTGGTGCGTGGCGCCGTGGAGGAGGACAGAGAGAGAAGCACTTCGAGAATAAGGGAGGGAAAGGAAAGGGTTGCGTCACCGTGAAACACAGGTCAGGGTGCTATGGGGCAACATCGCCGGCAGAGAAGAGGGAAGAATTTCGTCGCTGTGAGAGATTGAGATAGGGAGAGAAAATTCGGCGCTGGAGAAATGGGAGTGTTTCGACGCTGTGAAAAGTGAGACTGAAGAGAGAGAggaagttagagagagagagagagtctgtTTTTCAAAATGAGAAAAGAGGGTGTGTTATTTCAATTTAGAACAAATTTATCGGCGAATAAATTCGACGGTGATATATTACGCGTAATCAAAATGTGATGTTCTATTAATTGAGCTTTACCGACGAATTTATTTGATAGTAATTTCGACGATAATAATcgcactattttttttaaaatattatcgaCAAATTTACCATCAAAAAATTGAATtcgacaataatttttttatccaaaaaattaattatcaaatctaTCGATAAATCTGCTGCTAATGTTCAATGGTCAATTCAATGATATTTAACGGTTTTCTTGGGGAGAAGATATtaagaaatttaaattaaagcaaataataaaaagtataaatgtagcacaaaattaaaatcataGATAGTATATAACATTTGTATAGCATAtgaatcttattttattattaaagtaataatgTATCAAATCAACACATACACTCACACATGCAcacaaattctaaaaataaacgtaatttaaaataattaattaagttaacgTAAAATAAGAAAGATTACTAGCCATAATTGTAATTGATTATACTTAATAAATTAGGCTAAATAAATCAAGATCAAAACTCAAAAGATTGTCATGttagtaattataaaataattaattaatttaagaattcaaCTATTTTATTCTCtaagaatacatattaaaattactaatcgaaaaagtttttttttaaaaatacaaaatatttaaattttcaatacatttattttgtatttatttaaaaaagtttaaataataataataataataataataataataataataataataataataataataataataattttatcatgTATCTTTAgaacatatgttaattaaattcttaatataaaataagaaataaataattagacATAAGTGTAATAAATTACATTTAGTGAATTAGCTcgctataaataaataaagaaacacTACACAAAAAATTGTCACATATGCTATAATTAATTGATGATAatcttatataatattaattggactaataacattatttatttacctACTTGTtatatgttttgtattttttttgggtaatattaaaaaaataaaaaaatcaatataaatttatttcatttaatatttatttattatagaatgtattaaataaaattaaaaataataaattttgataatttttagctgcttatttttttattatcaaatatttttgttttttgtttgctTGATTGGAGGGTAGAACTGTGTTTTTCTTTCATTGTGTAGTTttgtggattttttattttaataaataaaataaatgtaataattattaaattaaataattttaaattttattattgaaatcTGTCATCCTATCTCATCTCATTTACATTATAAATGAGATAAGACATTGGATATGATACGTGTAtattttgtttacactgtaaacgagatacatagaATCTTATCTCGTTCATAGTGTCAATGAGATAAGAGAGGACGATAGCTATATATATAACTTATTTACAACGTTTGATCGGGCACCAGTTTAAACTTTTCAACCACTTTATCCTCTCTTTTATCCCTTTTTGACCATATAATCAATAAATACGATGATGGCGTGCGCAGCTGGTAACGACAGAGGCATCAATAGGCTGAACGAGACTTCGCATTACGCCGGGGCAGCCGACTTTGCAGTTAGTTCtgttatgttaaattttatgCAATTCCATATAGATATATGTGTGTATGTAGCCATGGTTATTAGGGTAGTCGTCAAGAACTAGAATATAGTTTGTATAGTTAGGAATAAGTCACTGGTAGAAATTTGGAACTCTCTTTTATTTCACTTGTGTTAGGTTGTTACTACATAATTATTAGTTTGGAactctattttatttcttttagtttcgtgaaatttacaattagtttttttatattttttaatttagttattatactacttttaattttataattagatttttttatatcaaatatattaaaactaacagaataatatttttttcaaaaacatgtaACTAAATATCTAATTATgttcttaattataaatatctataatttataaaaaattatttatttaactttaatttttcttatactgaaaaaatttaattacaaaactaaaaataGTGTaggaatttaataaaaaaaatatagaaacctatttaaaaatttagtgaTATTATAAAGACCGTTAAACTTAAAAGAAccaataaaagttttaaaattacatattgataattgtgaacatatattttttttttcagatgccTCGTCTTCTACCGCCCTGCCGAGTGAGTCATACCCTTCCTCCACCCGATGCCATCGTCCCGTATCTGAGGGAAGCTGGATTCGGCGACACGGTGCCTCTCAGGGATTTCACATTCGACAATGCCCTGATTACGGCATTCATGGAGCGATGGTGTCCGGAGACCCACATGTTTCATCTTTCGTGGGGTGAGGTCACTGTCACCCTGTAAGATGTGGAGTACCACCTAGGACTACGCGCCCACGGGACCCTGTTGGGGGCGTTTTCGTGACTTTGGTAGGTGGTACCAGACAGAGACGTGGTAGTTGGTGGAGTGGCTACTGGGTGTCAGGCCTCCGGTGGTTCTATAGCAGGCGGCGTAGAGGAAGGAGTCGTTCACACTGAAGTTCGTATGGCTTCAGGATCGTGTCCGCCAGATGCCCCCTACGGACGACCCAGAGACCCTCCGACAGTATGCTAGATGCTACATCATGTTAGTGATAGGAAGATATCTGATGAGGGACAAGTCAAACAACTTGGTCCACCTGCGTTGGCTCCCACTTCTTGAGGACTTTGGGCGGTGTCGAGTGTTGTCTTGAGGCTCGGCCGTGCTGGCATGAACGTACCAGTCATTGTGCTCGGCAGCACACTGAGGCGTCACGGATATCGCTGGCTGCACTCCACTGTTGATGTCCTGGATATACTAGAGATTTCTTCAGTGGTGTCCACCGAAGAGAGCGTTCTACATGTATCCTATGGATGCAAGGTAACAACGGTTTATGTCTTTATTTAGTTATCAATTTGTAACTTCTTTCGACCTTTTTCATAATGAACTGCTTTTATTCTTTTGATTGGTGTCAGGTTGGTTGAACCAGCAGAGCAGATATCAGCATAAGGCCAGGATCTTGGGTGGGAGAGTATCGATCGATAGGTTATGATTCGATGAGGTTAGTACCATGCTTGACACCACCACATTTGCATAACAAACTCACACGCTGAGTGTGCAACAGAATCAGATTCTCATACTCAAATATTACTCTACTGTTGTCATTTTTCATACAACAATTGGGGTAAACATATGTAACTATGTATACGTTATTACTGGCTATTGTTACCTTCTTTTTGTGAGAAAGACGGGACAGGAGAAGATATGAAATGAATGTAAAGAATACCAAGgattatacatttttttataactgttagaaaattattttactgtatctcgtttacactgtaaataaaatacatataaaattatttcattCACAGTGTAAATAAGATAagagaaagtaaaaaattttgataataaattttaaaattatttaattcaataattattatatttattttatttattaaaacaaaaaatccgTAGCGTTGCTGGTTGATTTTTTTTCCTATGTTGTTAATTCTATGACTATCTCATTGTCTTATTTAACCGTGAAtgaaaaaccataaaataatatttatttacctACTTACTCGGAAATCTTTTAagaaatttacaaaataaagagaaTTATTTAAAAGGACAAATTAGAAGGATCAAGAATTGTTCTCTTAGgtagtatttattttataaatctaGGACTGAGATTGAATGATTAtgatttagtattatatttaatgattaaatactgaaattaaaatttttgaaaatacataaaattataattttttaagatagagactaaaattttaataatattagtgtatgttaaaaaattaaataaaatatatatagtaattattattattataaatattttataaagttaaaattaaaatcaaactctcaggatttttcatattaaaaataattagtatttatcttaatcaatttgagtttgttgagtgATCATCTCATTCGTCAGCTTAAACAACTATTATGAGTTAGAATCTCGCCTTGTGTGTGTAACAATCCATTAGCTAGCGGTAAACCATTAATAAATAAAGTATCAATAAGTGGTTAGACTTGACAGGAGTACCCGAATACGCGGGTAGCATACCCATCCATACCCGATTGGGGAGGGTAATAATTTGACCCGAGTCAGGGCAGATTTTGCTTAGGACAGGGCACGGTCGTGTTTAGAATGTACCCGTTCtagatatatacatataaacacgttttagaaattaggatttgccTCACATCACAGATTCAGTGATTCATAGTTTCAGTCGATACTCTATAGCCATGCAAGAGAAACCCAGTTATTCTCACCCGGAGTCTTCTTCTTCTCGCCTTCTTCACAAAAAATCTCATAGCTCCGTCATCGTTGTTGCTGAGCGCATTGCTGCCTACCCTTCACAGCTCCTATCTTCCTTCACAGCTCATGTCGACATCGCTGCTTATTCTGTTACTGTCGTTGTTGAGTCCATCGCCACCTTTCTCCTGCCGAGTCCCTGTTCTCTAGGTAAATTTTTTACTCTCTCTgtgtcacacacacacacacacactcattgTGAGTATGTTAaattattctcttcttcttccacagactCACCACTTAGTTGTCGTCGCTAGAAGCCCGGGCGTTACCGTTGCAGTTTCTTTGAGTCTGtcaccaaataaaataaatcttatATTCAAGTTGGACCAGTTGAAAATAGGCATGCATGAGATCATTCTTGcatgtaatttttgaattttctcatccaaatttgatctatgtggttGAGTATTTTAGTATAGCGATCATCGTGATTTCGTTGGaacactaatgtgataaaagttaTGATAATTTCGTAACTAATATATGAGACAGACCAGATTATCAAAGTAATCAGGGAAATAACATTCAGATGTACgcataaaatttataagatgtgattatctcaggaaaatatatatgtatagttcAAGTTGaagatttttagaaaattattatttctcAATATATTTATAGACAatgcatatattaattataattgtaaattaagtaatttcacattaaatgacttatataatgatgatctcatttattgtcataaatattaaattaaataagacattattacttttgatttggataaatgagattaaaatcatagatactattttatttgagttttaggatttaataagtgtcacactcaaatataaataatgacttcaggattttggtctccaacacatcaaactCGTCTCTGTAGCTCTTTTCCCACAGTGAAGTTGTGATTCAGCCCTATCAGGGATACAGAAGGTTTTGGTTgacgaagatcaaagaaccacaagAGCCATGCTCTCTGATCTCAATCATGCTCTCGAATGAAGAGACACTTTTGTGCTctcagttatatttttttaataatttaacatggatgatcttgaggttgagaaatcctaaaatttttagataatataaaatttttattcaattagatgaagagaaataattttattgaattaaattatattaatatgatcattggaaataaagaatactaaaaaaataaataaataatattttatgagtataaaaatattaaattgctatttcaatttaattttttaatcaacaaCAATAACTATCTTGAATTAATTATTGTTGTCTTTAGAAATAGTCATCACCATGATAAGAAGTGGAAGCCACGTTGCAGGAAGTTTAGAGCAGTCATTGTTAATAGCAACACCGATCCTCTTTTCCAAACAAGAAGTTCACTAGCACCAATATTGATTAACCCAGTGGCCTCTGGTTTGACCTTCTTGGATGGGGTACTGACCTCCAAAAAAATCAAGGAATTGAGACCAAAAGCGATCAAGATTGGCAGGCTCACCATGTTGAATGTCATGGGTACTTAGTTCCAGCACATCTACACTAACAACGATCCATTGGCAATTTTTTTAACCACCTTGCTAACTTTGGTCATGCTATCATTTTTGTTGTAAGTCCTCACAACCCATCTGTTACATATAtgcttatcattttaattttgctCGAAAATGCTTCTTATCCTTTGCTTCAGTAGCTCTCGATGGTCATTGTCTTTAAGAGTCGTGGGAAGAAACGTAAGAAATCGCGATGGTAGATTGCTCTAAACTACCGTTATTGTCTGTTCTAATGGAGGAGATGCACTATTGATGTtggtgaaaaaagaagaaaaaaatattgtaAGTGAtcattgttgggaataagacaccattttcccttgagaaaatacctttgacagagaaataaaatagacacaatcacaacacaagaatttaacgtggaaactccaattaccggagaaaaaaccacggccgttgtcaaatgaaaaccagagaatatcactatgtgaaaattgttacaacacatagacttctttctctctaacaccggcaccccagtacacccacactctctcaaaacaaatatctaactacacctcacaacactctctaatcaaagagtacagaggaaaaaaaaatcagatacaagcttaaagtgtttccgactggtgcaaaaaacaaatggagaacttaacctcatatttatagcctaggccacccactccatttgctatcgtaagtaatgtgggactaattcaaccaaattctaacaatctccaccttggttgaaatagtcacacatcttcagcttccattgtcaacaccgacaattctttgctgccattgtctataccgacaatcatagttcagagaactatcatactccaccatgaaagtatactcacttggaattagaccactccaagcattttaccttggtacagatcgaaaccttgctgaaaattcatggtgcaacttccaaattggcttttcctggaagttcttcagccatcgacctaactccgccacacaccttgcatctcaacgccaaccaatgcccgtgtgcaattgtggtcccgattgccacaacttattCTTATctatggcagtgcggtaataccatgaagatacttcttgtcttcaacgccttgtgcaaacctgattgtatcaacacatccttgacttgtatttgccacaagccaaaattgattcttccatcaaatttctctatttcaagcttcacagcacttgaatatcctgacattgttgcaaccgtatactggaatagtataactcaactgtagaccgtgcactaggaagggtccccaggaaagagaggtgggtcacaatggacacacttaaataccaggtctttccttagccagaacctttccaaactgcactctcacagtgtcacactgccttccagcaacaacaacagcaaccaaaggtcaacctcaagccacaggacaaaattcttttctgatgtggaaggtcagactaggctgcaaccacagagcatactaagaataaatcccaccgaaccgaagctctgataccacttgttgggaataagacaccattcccccttgagaaaacacctctgacagagaaataaaatagacacaatcacaacacaagaatttaacgtggaaactccaattaccggagaaaaaaccacagccgttgtcaaatgacaactagagaatatcactatgtgaaaattgttacaacacatagacttctttctctctaacatcggcaccccagtacacccacactctctcaaagcaaatatctaactacacctcacaacactctctaataaaaaagtacagaggaaaagaaaaatcagatacaagcttaaagtgttttcgactggtgcaaaaaacaaatggagaacttagcatCATATTTATAGCCTATGCCACCCACTctatttgctatcctaagcaatgtgggactaattcaaccaaattctaACAATCATTCCTCTCATAAAGCAACCTTTTCACTCCTCTACATAGTTAAATGGCGATGTTTTACTTTCAAAACGCGCTAAAGATTAAAATAGCGTTGTACTATTCATCCCATGTGACATTGTCACATCAGCTTTTTGACTGCTGACTCACATCTGAAATTTAATTTACGACTTGTATATAATCTGAAATTTAATTTAAGAGtccaaattaatataattaaagtctcaaaaattaaattaatacacAATAATCTTGAGAACCACTTTAAAAATTTAGTCTCTACATGCCCCTTATCTAAACAAACCTTTCCGACCGAATTTAAAAGTAGATGTACCAGAAAAGATACCATTAGCTTGTATAAGTTGTAAAGCTTTAAAGGTGTTATTGCATTATACTATTATAGGTATAGAAATTCTTAACCACAACGCACTCCTGTCTCCATTCACATTTGCATATTGACACCACATTGGCCCTGTCCTAAATCCAAAACAAAAGGAAAGGCGGCAAATGAAGGATATTAACAAAAAACTCCAATGGATGTAAAAATGGAGGTTAGGTTCTCCAATCTGCATGGTTAGTATATGATGTAATATTAGGCTTTTTTTCACATttaaactaatattaattaattttctatttgtTTACACTAAAAATGTTATTACATATTCTCCTTTTAATAAACATCAGAGTATTGCATTACGAAACTTTTACTATGGTTACCACATGGACATTGGCCATCACCTGTTTTCCATTGATTCATTTGCCTCATTCATCCTCCAAAGTCCAAAGTAGAATAAAGGTCCCGATAATCATCCTATGGTAGCAAATGATCATAGGTATAGTGATTGATGAGTGAGAAAGAGACAAAAACAATGCTAATAATAACTGTTGGCAGAGGCAGGTAAGAAATTTTGGCTTGTGAGTTAAAAACATGTACAAGAATGCAAAGAGAGAAACTGATTAGAAGGTCCACAGAAGGGGTCCATGGAATTCAAATTATTGAGCTGCCTTAAACCCTCAATCAGGCGCCTCCATCCATCACTCCATATGCctcctaattttttattttttcttttccgtTAATGTCcaataaattaaattgataaaattatGTACCAGACTCATTTAAatcgaagaaagaagaaagaagaaagagagagatgctGAGTGTGGGAGATAAAGCTCTTTGATTTGAATTGCGAAATATGAAAAATCATGCATTGTTACACATGTTTTTTTATACGAAGAATGAGAATGTTAGAgaatcataatttattattttttgtcgtTAGTTaaccattaatatttaaaaatatggaataaaatatattattaaattactaaattaaaaaaattatattaaaaaaattgagttgatagTCAAATGATAGTAAAAATCAATAAATTCTGATATtccttattatttttctttttatatagagGCTATAGCTATGATTAACCAACTCTAACTAACTTCTCTTAGCTTAAGCCAGCTGGCCAATAACCTCAACTAACTCATAATTAGTCATGCTGACTTGTCATAACGATCTAACTGTAATAACTACCACTCTTTTAActaacaaatttctgaatcacaatctgtcaacttttttttttttttggtcaagtacAATCTGTCAACTTAAATTCTAATTATGTGTCTACTTAATCCTAAAACTAACATCCACGATCCACACGTACAGAAAAGACTTGGACCGGAATTGAAAATTTGAGGCCTCGTATGACATTGGGCCACAAATATATGAGTATTATTAGCAATTACCGACCCGATTTGGAATTAACTTGTTGTTCTGGCCTGTTTGCCAAATACGACATGCAGAGTGTGCCGTTTCGTTGTTTCTATTACAGTCCATATACCATAGGCATTAGGCGTAGTCCAGGGTTGTGGATTGTGGCGTGGTTGGAAATTGGAATTAGAAATTTATGGGTTGCGAAATTGTGATTTGAGTGGGCGCGTTTCGTTTGAGTTGCGTTTGTGTTCTCATTCGCACACAGCATACCTCCTTCTGTTCCTcagattcagattcagattcatTTGAGGtaggttcttctttcttctccttctgcTACCTCCTATTTACTTTGGTTGAATTGAAACGATTGCTTAACTTCACTGTTGGATCAAAACATTGTGGATCCATTCATAGTTTCGTCGATTGctgtgatttctttttttttttataattattttttaacttcCGGTTTTACTACTATAGTCAAGTGTGTTAATTAAGGTGTGTACGTTTGTAATATTAATCGAACATCCACATTTTAATTAGCTATTTTCAACTTTCGGTTCATTAATCATTATGTGGAGTATTGCGGTTCCTTTCTCGATTCTCTAGCTACCTGGTTATTGTTGTAACTCGCAAGATAGTGATTCTTATATAGATCCTATACGCCCGATACCATTATTCTTGTTTTACTCACACTTGGAGCTGGTATCAGAAATCCATGGCTGCTGCTTGTATGGTTTATTGGAGTTTGATGTGTTGCCACATGTTTTGTAGGACTGTTTGTTTTGGCTCTCTGCAGCTGAAATATACTTATAAGAAAGAGGTGTCATCAGGCTGTAGAGGAGAATGGTGGAAACTTCAAGCTTCTGGGGTCCAGTCACATCCACTACAGAGTGTTGTGAAAAGAACTATGTATATTTACCTTACATTGCAGAATTTTATAATACTATCTCCAACATTCCGACAATCCTTTTGGCTCTGATTGGTCTTATAAATGCTGTTAGACAGCGATTCGAGAAAAGATTTAGCATTCTTCATGTATCCAATATGATACTTGCCATTGGAAGTATGTCGTACCATGCGACACTGCAAAATGTGTAAGTTTTAATTTCTGTCCTgtgtttactaatttttttatgtttgcttctttaatttccattttGTTCCAGTTTTCTTGGTATTGTACATTTTTGTTATCTAGAATTTCcatattgaaaatttgaaaagtaGAGCATTTTCAAGAGATATGTCATCATCCCTAGCCACATATTTTCATGGGGATATATTTAATCAGAAGTATAGAATTTGTTCTCTTGCTCTACACCATCAAGATGGCTATGGTTTTACCtgcataaaaactactttttcttTTATGCATAATAAGTATATCAGCATTTATGCAGTCCCTGAGAATTAAtaatcctcaataacatttttcttctgCTGAATAAATAGTACTAGGATGCTATGGTGTCCATCCCTTATACAAATGGGTAGGTTGGCCATCATTATTTCATTGTCTGTCTGTTTTGGATGACTATTTATTTTTCAGATGTTGTACTTTAATTTAGGCAACAGCAAAGTGATGAAACTCCTATGGTATGGGAGGTGCTGCTGTACATGTACATTCTCCACTCTCCAGATTGGCATTATCGCAGTACGATGCCCACCTTCCTCTTTCTATACGGTGTTGTTTTTGCCATTGCACATTCAGTTTTCCGTTTTAGTGTCGGCTTCAAAATGCACTATGTCGTACTCTGTCTCCTCTGCATTCCAAGAATGTACAAGTATTACATTTACACTCAAGATGTTGCTGCCAAGCGGCTTGCAAAGCTATTTATAGCCAATCTTGTATTGGGCAGTATATTTTGGTTCTGTGATCGTTTCTTCTGCAAGGAGATATCCAGTTGGCCTATTAACCCACAGGGTCACGCTTTGTGGCATGCTTTCATGGGTTTCAGTTTGTACTTTGCAAACACATTCTTGATGTTTTGCCGTGCTCAACAGCGTGGGTGGTCTCCAAAAATTGTATATTTTATGGGTGTTTTACCCTATGTGAAGATTGAGAAACCAAAAGGACAGTGAGAGAAACTTGTAGCAGAAGAAGGGAAGCTTCTCTGTCATTATATTTTGCCAGATAAGTTGTTAGCAAAAACGGTTTATGATATCTTaggttattttctcttttctggTTTAGATCGGCTACAATGTTGATTGAGTATTTACATATTTCTTTCTAGAAGTAGGACATGTACCATATTTATCTTACGGATACTATTTTGTGCCTGGACCTTTGATAGCTCTAAAATTTTATGACAACCAAAAAGATAGTTTTGCAGTGCCGCATGTTGTTGGGCTCGCAAGTTGAGTCAAATTTTAACACTGTTTGGTGTCTTGTGTAACCGTATCAGGTGTGTGATAAGCGTCATATTAGATTATTATTACCAACTTTTTTGAAGCGCTCATAAATGCCATATACAGCTTGCTGT is a window from the Arachis hypogaea cultivar Tifrunner chromosome 1, arahy.Tifrunner.gnm2.J5K5, whole genome shotgun sequence genome containing:
- the LOC112706139 gene encoding alkaline ceramidase is translated as MVETSSFWGPVTSTTECCEKNYVYLPYIAEFYNTISNIPTILLALIGLINAVRQRFEKRFSILHVSNMILAIGSMSYHATLQNVQQQSDETPMVWEVLLYMYILHSPDWHYRSTMPTFLFLYGVVFAIAHSVFRFSVGFKMHYVVLCLLCIPRMYKYYIYTQDVAAKRLAKLFIANLVLGSIFWFCDRFFCKEISSWPINPQGHALWHAFMGFSLYFANTFLMFCRAQQRGWSPKIVYFMGVLPYVKIEKPKGQ